A region of the Arachis hypogaea cultivar Tifrunner chromosome 15, arahy.Tifrunner.gnm2.J5K5, whole genome shotgun sequence genome:
GGATCAGCGACGCACCGTGGAGCAGCAGTGCCAGGGTTTCGTGCGCTACCAATCTCACTTCGCAGGTTTCTGCAATATTGGGGGAAATTACTGGTTATAAGATTAAAAAGAAGGCAAAATAAAGCAGCATTTCTTGATGCAGTCGCCACGGATGGTGCGGCACAATGCACATGAATGGCTGGTGCTTCTGCAGACATGTTTTGCGGCGGTGAATTGAGCGGCCGGCAATTTTTGGCCGCTATGTTCCGTGTCTGTTGTAGACTTGTAGTGATACTTAAACCGATAGGAAAATGCTATGTGTCCTTTTAAATTCAGCCTTTATTCagcttttaaatttaaataatattatttaaataaattttagttaaaagACATTCCTAATTTGTAGCTAAACAtgttagtaattaaaattaatttaaattttaaatactagaATCTCTCTAACTTCTTACCTACTtcataaaatagttattttattagttttttatttatttgcacgtTCCCCTCCCCCTCTCGtgtacgttttttttttttttctctcttactgttttcacaaaaatttttataGAAGAGTATTATTTCTCTAcaagtaaatttattatttcatatttaatattttattattattattattattagatgagTCGTGCTATTTTGTTCCTATTTCGAGTGACTTACATACTAACTCAAAACTCATTCATCATTATTGTCAAATGAAATTTTAATAAGATTATATCAACATTtgaattaaacaataaatgatcAGTGTATGCAtcaatattcttttcttcttctttactttttttttttcctttttttctttcttttatttttttaatctttatctcTAGAATGATTAGAAATGACCAGCaacataaaaatttatagttttcaacaattttttttattattagttgaattttttcattgcttatttgaatattaacgcttttaaaattattaaaatgtatgttcgtaaaaattaatttttttcaattataacacatatctaaaattattaaattatacagaaaatatttttgaaacacatctaaaattataaatctaaaatttaaatttaagcattaaaaataaaattaattttttatattttattcgaaaaaaaactcatctaatatttctctttttttaatagTTAGATTTTTTCGttacttattttaatattaatacttttaaaagtattaaaatgTTTGTTTGTAAAAAttcgattttgttttcaattgtaacacatctaaaattattaagtgatacaaaaaatatttctgaaacacatccaaaatcataaatcagaaatttaaatttaaacattaaatataaaattaaattttttatatcttattcgataAAATTCATCTaatatttctcatttttttattatttgttgaattttatcgttatttatttgaacattaatgcttttaaaatgattaaaatgtatgtttgtaaatattggttatttttcatttattacacatctaaaattattgacttatatacaaaatatgtttaaaacacatccaaaatcataaatccaaaatttaaatttaaaccttaaaaataaaactaatttttttatattttattcgatAAAAACACAtctaatatttcttatttttttactatcgttttcaaaattattaaaatgaataattaagctaatttttttagattttattcaATAAAAGTATATCTAACATATTAGtttaaaatatgatattttttaggGACTTTAGATGTGTGGGTTAATAATTAAAatccttaaaatttattttttgaattttaaaattaaaatcttcaattttacttaatttaatttttgaatatgtatttaaatgataatctgttaataattaaaaatgctaaaactgaaataaaaattttaaattttgaattttaaattttaaattttaaattttaattttatttagtttatattttggatgtatatttaattttaaaaaaacactaaatctatttagatatatttattttaatttttttaaattattgtaataaaaggctTATTAAAGGACCACTTTTAAAGGATACCTAGTCGGACcgttaaatatattatctattatatacaatTATtaggataaacaaataaatataaattaaatatataatttaattttaatttaaactaaaaactaaataaattatcaaaaaattgcaactaattttgtttttaattgtttaTAAGTTTATTTGGAAGTAAAAATTTTTCTATAACTACTAATATCgtcgataaaaaaaattataaatctctacaaaataaaatatatatatataattcgtgGGTTTTGACAGGTTTTGGTGGGGCGAGGCGGACAGACTTTTCTACCGGACCAAGCGGTTTTTTGTCAaggtcattttttttataaaattcagtgatgttattgatctacaagaggataaaaataataatcgaAGATATTCTAAGTTATATTTtagattatgttttatgtttgattgattataaatttgaagatgtttaattatattttttggacaatatttattttattttggacaatattagttttattattttgttttaaaaaatttggtttataattatgtttattatatatttataattataaagactttaatatttgtgaatttagaaattatattttttatatctttagaaattataaatttattaaaatagttgtgaaattatatacattgtttaatatttaatgatttataaaaaaaaaagaaagatttggcgggcttagcccgctaACCCGCCAGCCTACCGTTAGACAGGGCGGAGGAAGAATttaggaccgcctcactaggcggagCGGTCCAATCCGTCAGATGGCGGACTTTTGGCAGGACAGGGTGGGCTTCCCCGTTTGCCACTCCTAATGGGAACACGGACACAAGTACCTGTCCCATAAAACTTATTAAATACACGCGAATATAAAATTACTAACttatcctaatttatatataaataaattcatttcttgaatttagttACCCTAATTTCTGCCtccaatttgaatttttcctTGTCACACTCTCCTGAGTATCCGTTACCATACCTAACTAGCAACAGAGATCCAATTTGAGTTGATTTAAGAGGGGACACATGGACTTCATCTGCATTGGATGACCTTTAAGGCAATAGACCTAAGTCGAATTTGGAACCTAACAATGGGCCTTTAAGGTTGATCTTACTTACATTTAGGTCTCACTAGACCCAAATATATCTTGAATTAATATTTTGAGCCATTATTATAAcaaatactatactatttaatattataacacttagTATATGTAAAAGTTGAATatatttacaaaatttttttaattcaaattaaaaaataaattatttttttagttttaaatattatttactaatataacaaaaaaataaaaaataacaataatcactcacataattaaaatagataatcctaatatatacatgacactatatatatcaaaaattattatttatgataaatattttttttttctgtaatgactatttatataatttatttatataatttattgaataattttttcatcttaatatttaatgaatttaacattcaaaatattatttaatatataaaataaataacttaagtcATCATCTAAGATAATAAGTATAGTAGTGTAAATACCTACTTATTtattaacaacaaaaaatatgtaaatagtataaattgatacttttttagtataaaagaaataataaaggttattaattaagttaattatataattaaaaaattatgagtaatttttaaataataataaaaaataagatcattattttacatattacaaaatttatgaaaaaatttttggataataaatcaatcctcaatagattatacattagttctgtcaaaaaaaataattaatatattaaatattattatttatatactaatataatatattattgattattaagtttataattaattttcaacccaatttttggtaactaaaatttaaatgattgaaattattaaatgttgaatattttgtatctaatcaattttatttttgttattgaaattaaaaaaggatgagttgttaatcaattctaaatttaaatttatatttgagtaaaaaaataaaaaatattttaaattttatctcattaactataattaattttaagataaaaattattttatacatcaTATATATTGTAGGATAGTATGGtcatttgctattttttaatggtaaatattgtcaaaaaaatggtataaaaaattagaagaaaatgtatttaccaattcaagaaatattaatttagttttcaatagaataaattatatattgaataacaaaagttgttatTAGTTTCTTTTCACACTTATTACTACTCAACAATGGTGTTTCGGTACATTATattaccaaaaaatattaatcgatctaataacttttgtaatgatataagtttataaattaaaaaatttaaaaatcatttcaTCAAAAGTGAACTTTCAACAAGTAAcaatgttgatcatattgttttaACTTAAAAAATGAATACGatatcaacaaataaaattgtcttatgtaaattttaacaaagacaaaagtctataagtattgctattaatgagaaattaatctattttaaataccaatataatttttttctacggATTTTTTAACTCGACAAGTCGAGAATTAATCCATCACATATTAATGCACTATTTATCAAGGGTTTGTCGTTAATTAATGGATTGTTATATACACAAGATGAGATTTGAACTCAAAATATTTGTTTAAACGGACAAATAAAATGACTATTCAAccaattcaaattgattaaaataaatattaattatttttaatatttttaaattataaaatatttataataattactatatatattttttatttaatatttaataaaaaaaatttatataattttatgtatttgtcAACATACACTAGTTAATTCCAAAAAACTGAATAACAAGAGTAACTACATGAGAGAAGAGAGACACTGAAAAATCTAGAGATGTTGATTGGGATAACACCAAACAGGAGGACAGAAAAACTTGACATCCCGTAATATTCTTCGAAAACTTGTATCCTTCAAGTCGAAGATGCCAATGTCACGTGTGGAAGGAATGTCTGTTGATTTCAGCTCTATTAAGTCATCTGTGTAGTAAATTTGATTTCCTTTACCTAGAAAATTGGTAGGTAACATCTGGACGCTGGAATTGAGTCCGATCAAAACTATGAAATTCCCTAAACTATGTAATCTTGACCATTTTTTGGAACCTTTTCTCAATTCATAGATATCAAATTTCTTTGTCTCGAGTTCCTTCTCTGTGCCCCTCAATGTACCAAAATGTCTTACCAACATCAGTATGTTTCCATTGTCACATCCAATCAGATACTTCAGCTGAAAAGTGGATGCGGTAAACCCAGTCGGAGGTGCAGCGTAGATTCCTCCCATAGTCCCTGATTCTGTGTTTGTATCAAATTCGTATAGCTGGCCATCATAGTCTACTGCATATATCTTCTCTTTAAAAAACATGACATCTTCGAAGTCTATGTTTCTTGTGAAGTCTGACCATCTATTATTGTTAGGTTTGTAAAAGGCTAATCTTTTGAGCTGTCCATATATAGCCACCGCCATAAAATCTTTGTTATCATTGTTAGGAGCTGAATTTATGACCACCTTCCAAACTTGGATCTTGTGCATACCATCGCGGTCTAGGCTAGAGATTTTGTCGCGAAAATCCCAAAAAGTATATTCATCGTCTCCAGGATTATACTCAACTATATTGGGAAAAGTTGACAGTGGAGGAAGATCGAAATGCATCTTTGTAAATGGGTTTAACATTTGCATCATACCTTCGGATATTGTTAGGGTGATCAACCATCCATAACAGGAACCACGAATGAGGATGTCCAGCATCTCCATACCTGGCAGCATGGCATGGTAGACTCCCTTCTCTTCAAGAACCTTAGTCTCAAGTATGTCTTCATCGGTAACAGGTAAATGCATGAGACTGTAGATCTCCTCCTCTTCATCAAAACTAGCCTTGAAAGTTTCTTCAGGTAACAGTAACCACGGAATTTCGTTGCTTACAAGTTTGAGGTTCCATTCCTTGCAAACCAGTGGAAGTGGGATGTGGTCGTCGTAGGAATGGAACCGCTTTGTAATTTCGTTCAATATGTCTGGATGGATGTCTGCCCATCGATCAATCTCACCCATGATTCAGATCTCAGAAGAGACGCCTAAACCAGGGTTTCTTTTTGCTAGTTACTGAACAAAACCTCTATATATATTAGGGCTTGTTTAGATAGATTATCTTtcaagaaagattttttttttaaattaattttttaaagatcttataagaaaataaaattttttttggtgactataagaaaataaaattaattttatatttagatatctcattgtaaaaatatttttttatttattaattatgtttggacatatcttcttttaaaaaatcttataaaaaaataaaaataattttatatttagatatttcatttttttttatttattaattatgtttggacataacaatataaaaatatttttttatttatttattatataaaaaatatttttttaagaaaacaaaatcttttaaaaaaaatatctaaattgcaacttctcatttttttatttttattattaaaaatttactaaattcactaaaaaaattattttttaatattataattttaaataagttaacagattttataaaaattataatcttTTGATATTTTacgtatttaatttataaaataaatactaaaattttacaATGATAGTTTAATCTGCAACAATTTGAGTTGCATCAAATACAAAAAGTAAATTAAACTTTTAATCTAATGctttaaaaaaatgtatatttaaatttttactatttaaatattaaaaaactaattaatagAATAGATTAGAACTTCTAATCATTACTCAAACTTTAGTACTTGCAACAAGCACCCGTGAAATTGTTAAAAATGCGCATGGACCTGTTAGTTGGAAGCAGCACGAAATAAGTAAGAACACATTGAAGTCTAAGTGTGTTTCAAACTTACAAAGTTACAATcacttaaaaagtttaaaattacaTTGAAGACAATAAATATGTTTTCTTCATCTTGCTACAATATCCCATCAAAATTACTGAATTTGGAATTCATATAATCATATGATTTGTACCAAacatttttttctaaataaataaattaaatttcatatttatttttatatgtatatttttaaatatttatatttccaTACACTATTATTTATGTCGCTATCATTATAATAAAATGGTGAATCCTACCCGACCCCTTCAAAATAACATGtcatgtgtcaaattttaattggTCATTATCTTAACCATAattgggttattttgtaatttattatttgagatggtaatgatataatttcttaaaatatcaaaatctcaCTCCCGTTAATTGAAGCACCTTTCCATTGTATTCCTCAATTCTTTCTTCATCGCGGACCTTCGATCCTTTCGAGCATCGCCGTCGCCGTCGTGATAAGAAGTTAGAAGCGCTGACGTCGTCGTCATCTACTGCCCTATAACGCAATCTCTTTTTTTAGAGTGCATCATTCCTTAGTTACGTCGTTGAATTCCCTCTTTCTGCTGTGGATCACACCTTACTAACATAAATAAtggttagtttggttattaaattttttattgaaaaaatatctttatttaattacataatagaacatatattcatatgtaaaatataatataataaaataaatctatttagagtacttaaaatataattaaaattatgaacatataaatataatagtaaaatttgtactctaaataagtaaatatatactttatcatacataaattattttaaaaaattgaataaattgttagaattaataacaaaaatttaaaataataaaattcaactttcttaccatattttttataatattttattcttttaatttttaatttattagtactttattatttaattaatgattaaacaaattatttttatgaaaaattattttttgtaatatctTAAAAAGAAGACtaatataacaatttaaaaaaataacgtaaaaataatattttaaataaaaaatatttaatattaaaatttttaaatacaaaaataaattatataaatatttaagagataaatataaaatacatgtctaaaataaatgaaacatataaatagaaat
Encoded here:
- the LOC112749434 gene encoding putative F-box protein At2g33200 codes for the protein MGEIDRWADIHPDILNEITKRFHSYDDHIPLPLVCKEWNLKLVSNEIPWLLLPEETFKASFDEEEEIYSLMHLPVTDEDILETKVLEEKGVYHAMLPGMEMLDILIRGSCYGWLITLTISEGMMQMLNPFTKMHFDLPPLSTFPNIVEYNPGDDEYTFWDFRDKISSLDRDGMHKIQVWKVVINSAPNNDNKDFMAVAIYGQLKRLAFYKPNNNRWSDFTRNIDFEDVMFFKEKIYAVDYDGQLYEFDTNTESGTMGGIYAAPPTGFTASTFQLKYLIGCDNGNILMLVRHFGTLRGTEKELETKKFDIYELRKGSKKWSRLHSLGNFIVLIGLNSSVQMLPTNFLGKGNQIYYTDDLIELKSTDIPSTRDIGIFDLKDTNEVHVSPLKSTQIGSLLLVRYGNGYSGECDKEKFKLEAEIRVLVSVFPLGVANGEAHPVLPKVRHLTDWTAPPSEAVLNSSSALSNGRLAG